A genomic segment from Malaclemys terrapin pileata isolate rMalTer1 chromosome 1, rMalTer1.hap1, whole genome shotgun sequence encodes:
- the LOC128836354 gene encoding uncharacterized protein LOC128836354, with protein MVAVSFHPCIARRVKRVWGRRLLESNSLNLRRQMLRNRARRLRQRGEDMKSESGTDLSQSTGPRAVNIMVAMGHVDAVEWRCWARETSTDWWDHIVLQVWGESQWLRNFHMQKGTFLELCGLLSPALKRKDTRMRAALTVQKRVAIALWKLATPDSYWSVANHFGVGKSTVGVAVIQVANAIVELLLSKIVTLGNIQVIIDGFAAMGFPNCGGAIDGTHIPILGPDHQASQYIN; from the exons ATGGTTGCAGTCTCTTTCCATCCATGCATAGCCAGAAGAGTGAAAAGAGTATGGGGAAGGAGGCTGCTGGAAAGCAATTCCCtcaatctaagg aggcagatgctgagaaatcgggcgaggagactacggcagcgtggtgaggacatgaagtctgagagtggcacagacctctcacaaagcacgggaccccgcgccgtgaacatcatggtggcaatgggtcatgttgatgctgtggaatggcgatgctgggcccgggaaacaagcacggactggtgggaccacatagtgctgcaggtctggggtgaatcacagtggctgcgaaactttcatatgcagaagggaactttcctggaactttgtgggttgctgtcccctgccctgaagcgcaaggacacccggatgcgagcagccctgactgtccagaagcgagtggccatagccctctggaagcttgcaacaccagacagctactggtcagtcgcgaaccactttggcgtcggcaaatctaccgtcGGGgttgctgtgattcaagtagccaacgcaatcgttgagctactgctgtcaaagatagtgacccttggaaacatccaggtcatcatagatggcttcgccgctatgggattcccaaactgcggtggggctatagatggaactcacatccctatcctgggaccagaccaccaggccagccagtacattaactga